A stretch of Oreochromis aureus strain Israel breed Guangdong linkage group 11, ZZ_aureus, whole genome shotgun sequence DNA encodes these proteins:
- the zgc:174935 gene encoding 30S ribosomal protein S6: protein MKPQFLLPATVVVSVALVGIMKLRKGEHEKYEKQFKFQDVRLRVAYDVLGEYQNDKAEKQNMLEKANTEHKALEEEVNKLQTGGEKSKGDTDACQADLKAITDEVGAAEAQLKSLKAEQEKEKTSWTTEEDTLKQQLEKHSLVCQFIKTDIAEARTLCGIKEQPKAEAPKQDQPKAEAPKQEEPKAEAPKQEEPKAEAPKQEEPKAEAPKQDQPKAEAPKQEEAKAEAPKA, encoded by the exons ATGAAGCCGCAGTTCTTGCTACCTGCGACCGTAGTGGTGTCGGTCGCTTTGGTGGGGATCATGAAACTGCGGAAAGGTGAGCACGAAAAATACGAGAAGCAGTTCAAGTTTCAGGATGTCAGACTGCGGGTTGCCTATGATGTGCTGGGAGAATACCAGAACGATAAAGCAGAGAAGCAGAACATGCTGGAAAAGGCCAACACTGAGCACAAAGcgctggaggaggaggtgaacaAGCTCCAGACCGGCGGGGAAAAGTCTAAGGGAGATACGGACGCCTGCCAGGCAGACCTG AAGGCAATCACAGATGAAGTGGGAGCAGCAGAGGCACAGTTAAAAAGTCTGAAAG CTGAGCAGGAAAAAGAGAAGACGAGCTGGACAACAGAAGAAGACACTCTGAAGCAGCAACTAGAAAAACACAGCTTAGTGTGTCAGTTCATAAAAACAGATATTGCAGAAGCAAG AACTTTGTGTGGAATAAAAGAGCAACCAAAGGCAGAGGCCCCTAAACAAGATCAACCAAAGGCTGAGGCCCCCAAACAAGAAGAGCCAAAGGCTGAGGCCCCCAAACAAGAAGAGCCAAAGGCTGAGGCCCCCAAACAAGAAGAGCCAAAGGCTGAAGCCCCCAAACAAGATCAACCAAAGGCTGAGGCCCCCAAACAAGAAGAAGCAAAGGCTGAGGCCCCTAAAGCTTAA
- the si:dkey-87o1.2 gene encoding uncharacterized protein si:dkey-87o1.2 yields the protein MKLAIALVGLSVVVMGVLIFQVVHQEFRLSHLKVRLAENSEQVTRKEEGIVALKAKISELQKSLEEVNKKVEELKKKKAEIEKSSGDMGKSLTACMTEKEKAEKTKASTTGEIDQLKVDHEAAKSKAQENIQSLKQQISDRDKAVCAFVDTTKEEGRKLCGITQETQ from the exons ATGAAGCTGGCGATCGCGTTAGTTGGCCTGAGTGTTGTTGTGATGGGTGTCTTGATTTTCCAGGTCGTCCATCAGGAATTCCGTCTGAGTCACTTGAAAGTCCGCTTAGCGGAGAACTCGGAGCAGGTCACCAGGAAAGAGGAAGGCATAGTCGCCCTGAAAGCCAAAATCTCCGAGCTGCAGAAATCGCTGGAAGAAGTCAACAAAAAGGTGGaagaactgaagaagaaaaaggcagAAATTGAAAAGTCATCGGGGGACATGGGTAAAAGTCTGACGGCCTGTATGACAGAGAAG gAGAAGGCGGAGAAGACGAAGGCTAGTACAACAGGGGAAATAGATCAACTCAAAG TTGATCATGAAGCAGCTAAAAGTAAAGCCCAGGAGAACATTCAGAGCTTGAAACAGCAGATTTCGGATAGAGATAAAGCTGTCTGTGCCTTTGTTGATACAACCAAGGAGGAAGGACG GAAGTTGTGTGGAATAACTCAAGAAACACAGTGA
- the them4 gene encoding acyl-coenzyme A thioesterase THEM4: protein MARSLGRIFRGFQSLGSLAFMKSELSNPPASVSLKSMVQTLPSLFSSNPRDFSLPNPSWGTEMRQLYEHYNSQCEAVTDGGEEQSGLWKRLPSYNRSLKYAAGGVYLSKIIQAKARLFTRNIRDPGAAFEYVIFANKKEQRCVCIFQAGHLLEGPPGNVHGGAIATMIDTVTGTHACVHSGPVMTANLNINYRSPIPLGSTVLIESSLDKKEGRKTFISCKVTSADGARLHTEATALFVSISVGQLMKG, encoded by the exons ATGGCAAGGAGTCTGGGTCGAATATTCAGGGGCTTTCAGAGCCTCGGTTCTCTCGCATTCATGAAGTCTGAACTCAGCAATCCCCCTGCCAGCGTTTCATTGAAGAGCATGGTG CAAACGCTTCCATCACTCTTTTCATCCAACCCCCGGGACTTCAGCCTTCCTAACCCCTCATGGGGCACAGAAATGAGGCAGCTGTATGAACATTATAACAGCCAATGTGAGGCGGTGACAGACGGAGGAGAGGAACAGAGTGGACTGTGGAAGAGACTGCCAAGCTACAATCGTTCTCTGAAGTATGCTGCAG GCGGAGTGTACCTCAGCAAGATAATCCAGGCAAAAGCTCGTCTTTTCACCCGCAACATCAGAGACCCGGGGGCAGCATTTGAGTACGTTATCTTTGCTAACAAAAAGGAGCAaaggtgtgtgtgcattttccaGGCTGGACACCTTCTGGAGGGACCACCAGG AAATGTCCACGGGGGGGCGATAGCCACTATGATTGATACCGTGACAGGAACTCATGCTTGTGTCCATTCTGGACCCGTTATGACGGCCAACCTCAACATAAACTACCGCAG TCCCATCCCGCTGGGAAGTACAGTGTTGATCGAATCCTCTCTGGATAAGAAGGAAGGCAGGAAAACGTTCATTTCATGTAAAGTGACCAGTGCTGACGGTGCCAGATTGCACACAGAAGCAACAG CGCTGTTTGTGTCAATCAGCGTCGGCCAACTAATGAAAGGGTGA